Proteins encoded by one window of Cydia splendana chromosome 14, ilCydSple1.2, whole genome shotgun sequence:
- the LOC134796849 gene encoding tetra-peptide repeat homeobox protein 1-like: protein MKAFLSILFVTSVLAEPSKVVQKRSGLVGHLGAPLHGYGLAPGLGLAPGIPSGYALGLHGGTVVGADVHTTVTKHIGVPVPAPYPVAVDRPVPYPVKVAVPYPVDRPYAVAVPRPYPVPVEKPVAVPVDRPVPVPVPHAVPVPVIKQVGVPVPQPYPVAVPKPVAVPVPQPYAVPVGHGYGHGIGLGHGIGLGHGIGLGHGLAGHGLIGHGYSHGISAYDVHGHGKIW, encoded by the exons ATGAAGGCATTT TTATCCATCCTCTTCGTGACTTCGGTCCTAGCCGAACCCAGCAAAGTCGTTCAAAAACGAAGCGGCCTCGTCGGCCACCTCGGCGCTCCGCTCCACGGCTACGGCCTCGCTCCAGGGCTAGGCCTAGCGCCCGGAATACCGTCCGGCTACGCGCTAGGCCTCCACGGAGGGACCGTGGTGGGCGCGGACGTGCATACGACAGTCACGAAGCATATCGGCGTGCCGGTTCCGGCGCCGTATCCGGTGGCGGTTGATCGACCGGTACCATATCCGGTCAAG GTAGCTGTTCCCTATCCGGTGGACCGTCCGTACGCCGTGGCCGTACCGCGCCCGTACCCGGTGCCCGTGGAGAAGCCGGTAGCCGTGCCGGTTGACCGTCCTGTTCCAGTGCCCGTGCCGCACGCCGTCCCGGTGCCCGTCATTAAACAG GTGGGAGTCCCCGTACCACAACCGTACCCCGTAGCGGTTCCGAAGCCCGTCGCCGTACCCGTGCCCCAGCCGTACGCCGTCCCCGTCGGACACGGATACGGACACGGaatcggactcggacacggaatcggactcggacacggaatcggactcggacacggactggCCGGACACGGACTGATCGGGCACGGATACTCCCATGGCATCTCGGCGTATGACGTGCACGGACATGGGAAGATCTGGTAA